In Campylobacter suis, the following proteins share a genomic window:
- the rimP gene encoding ribosome maturation factor RimP: MNELEKLVKECGVELYDTEIVSENGRTIYRVYITKKDGISLDDCEKVSRLLSPIYDVTPPVSGDYVLEVSSPGLERKLGSPRQFALSIGELVKLQAGELKISGRLVKADDESIAVENSDGICEIKISEIKKAKTYLEW; encoded by the coding sequence ATGAATGAGCTAGAAAAACTTGTAAAAGAGTGTGGAGTAGAGCTTTATGATACTGAGATTGTGAGCGAAAATGGTAGAACGATATATAGAGTTTATATCACAAAAAAAGATGGTATAAGCCTTGATGATTGCGAAAAGGTAAGCCGTTTGCTCTCACCTATATATGATGTTACTCCGCCAGTTTCTGGAGACTATGTGCTTGAAGTAAGTAGTCCAGGACTAGAAAGAAAGCTAGGCAGCCCAAGACAGTTTGCTTTGAGTATAGGCGAACTTGTAAAGTTGCAGGCTGGAGAGTTAAAAATTTCTGGCAGATTGGTTAAAGCTGATGATGAGAGCATAGCTGTTGAAAATAGTGATGGAATTTGCGAGATAAAAATTTCAGAGATAAAAAAAGCAAAAACATATTTGGAGTGGTAA
- a CDS encoding cell division protein FtsX, with amino-acid sequence MRSLKNNIGFILALVAILASIQFSFLSNTVVKNYEQLMANDYNIVLVITKEIDENFIRPIVPTFRSLENLGTQKIIERLSNDISSKNLSILQNTLPKFYSLKLNSFPSTEYMKEIRSKLLKLDGITKIETFSKTHDKVYKILNITRTLSYVFMGLIAVIGTLLMARQISLWIYQNKERIEIMSLFGASFMLKSAVLYKSAVLDAIIATVAVVCLFEFLPNFSQVASMVSQIDIVLPSIMLEEVFVLAGVAFLLSMFVVSIVMAKAK; translated from the coding sequence ATGAGATCGCTTAAAAACAACATTGGATTTATCCTGGCGCTGGTTGCTATTTTAGCTAGTATACAATTTAGTTTTCTTTCAAATACGGTGGTTAAAAACTACGAGCAACTCATGGCAAATGACTATAATATCGTGTTAGTAATAACAAAAGAGATAGATGAAAATTTTATTCGACCGATAGTTCCAACATTTAGATCGCTTGAAAATTTAGGAACTCAAAAGATTATTGAGCGCCTTTCAAACGACATATCATCTAAAAATTTATCAATACTACAAAACACATTGCCAAAATTTTATTCCCTTAAACTAAATTCCTTTCCAAGTACTGAGTATATGAAAGAAATTCGCTCAAAGCTTTTAAAACTAGATGGCATTACAAAGATCGAGACTTTTTCAAAAACACACGATAAAGTTTATAAAATTTTAAACATAACACGCACTCTTTCGTATGTATTTATGGGACTTATAGCAGTTATTGGCACGCTTTTAATGGCAAGACAGATAAGCCTTTGGATATATCAAAATAAGGAGCGTATTGAGATTATGAGCCTTTTTGGAGCATCTTTTATGCTAAAAAGTGCTGTGCTTTATAAAAGTGCTGTGCTTGATGCTATCATTGCGACCGTTGCTGTTGTTTGTTTGTTTGAGTTTTTACCAAATTTCTCGCAAGTAGCAAGTATGGTTTCACAAATAGACATTGTGCTACCTTCCATTATGCTTGAAGAGGTGTTTGTGCTTGCTGGTGTGGCTTTTTTGCTTAGTATGTTTGTTGTTAGTATAGTAATGGCGAAGGCTAAGTAA
- a CDS encoding cell division ATP-binding protein FtsE, whose amino-acid sequence MQSIIQARNLMLSYEHEEIIIKDANFDIRKNDFVFITGKSGSGKSTLLKSLYGEIVPRAGALEVCLNSLIGISEKNLNKVRQKIGIIFQNYRLINEWSVEKNVMLPLIIKGISQSTCKAQAAKLLNHVNMLHKAHKYPLELSGGEQQRVAMARALAHNPDILLCDEPTGNLDEYSSDVIWSLLNSAKEYLGTTIVVVTHHIPTTLRIPYRHFVINDGDVNEIA is encoded by the coding sequence ATGCAAAGCATAATACAAGCCAGAAATTTGATGCTCTCATACGAACATGAAGAGATTATTATAAAAGATGCAAATTTTGATATTAGAAAAAACGACTTTGTGTTTATCACTGGAAAAAGCGGAAGTGGTAAATCAACGCTTTTAAAATCACTTTACGGAGAGATAGTGCCTAGGGCTGGTGCACTTGAGGTTTGCTTAAACTCATTGATAGGCATTAGTGAGAAAAATTTAAATAAAGTCAGACAAAAAATAGGTATCATTTTTCAAAATTACCGCCTTATAAATGAGTGGAGCGTAGAGAAAAATGTTATGCTTCCCTTAATCATAAAAGGAATTTCTCAAAGCACCTGCAAAGCACAAGCTGCAAAGCTTCTAAATCATGTAAATATGCTTCATAAAGCACACAAGTATCCACTTGAACTAAGTGGTGGCGAGCAGCAGAGGGTAGCCATGGCTAGGGCTTTAGCGCATAATCCAGATATCTTGCTTTGCGATGAGCCAACGGGCAACCTTGATGAGTACTCTAGCGATGTTATTTGGTCGCTTTTAAACTCAGCAAAAGAGTATCTTGGAACTACTATAGTTGTTGTTACGCACCATATCCCAACCACGCTTCGCATACCTTATCGCCATTTTGTTATAAATGATGGAGATGTTAATGAGATCGCTTAA
- a CDS encoding formate--tetrahydrofolate ligase — MLSDIEITHQAKLEHIAKVGQKLGLSEDDIELYGKYKGKISPRLKASNSKLILVTATNPTPFGEGKTTTSVGLADALSKLNKKVCLALREPSLGPVFGIKGGAAGGGYSQLAPMEDLNLHFTGDFHAITSANNLISAMLDNSLHQDNPLNIDKILWKRCMDMNDRALRFITVGQGGKADGVEREDGFNITAASEIMAILCLATSLADLKEKISNIMVAYDKDGKPIYVRDLGCADAVCILLKDAIKPNLFQTIEQTPTLVHGGPFANIAHGCNSIVATKTALNLADYVVTEAGFGSELGAEKFLDIKCRVADLVPNAVVLVTTIRSLKHNGGAQKTQLSVANKEALKNGIVNLGGHIENLKDKFGQNVVVALNRFGFDIDEEIKIVCDYCEQHGVKMAVCENFAKGGEGAIELAKFVLEECEKPSKINFAYELDDDIATKITKIATKIYGANEVVFEEAAQKALTKIKELGLEAMPVCIAKTQYSFSDDATLLGRAKDFKFSVKDLEIRTGAGFIVAVCGKIMLMPGLAKVPAACGMKIDTTTGEISGLS, encoded by the coding sequence ATGCTAAGTGATATTGAGATAACACATCAAGCAAAGCTTGAACATATCGCAAAAGTAGGGCAAAAGCTAGGGCTTAGTGAAGATGATATAGAGCTTTATGGAAAATACAAAGGTAAAATTTCCCCTCGTCTTAAAGCTTCAAACTCAAAACTCATCTTAGTTACCGCAACTAACCCAACCCCATTTGGAGAGGGCAAAACAACAACTTCGGTAGGGCTTGCAGACGCATTAAGCAAGCTAAATAAAAAAGTTTGTCTAGCTCTTCGTGAGCCATCTCTGGGTCCAGTTTTTGGTATAAAAGGAGGAGCTGCTGGTGGTGGATACTCACAGCTTGCGCCGATGGAAGATCTAAATTTGCATTTTACTGGCGACTTTCATGCTATAACATCGGCAAATAACCTTATCTCAGCCATGCTTGATAACAGTTTACATCAAGACAATCCGCTAAATATTGATAAAATTTTATGGAAGCGCTGCATGGATATGAATGACCGTGCGCTTAGATTTATAACCGTTGGACAGGGTGGTAAAGCTGATGGTGTAGAGCGCGAAGATGGGTTTAACATCACTGCTGCAAGTGAGATCATGGCGATACTTTGCCTTGCAACTAGTCTTGCAGACTTAAAAGAAAAAATTTCAAATATTATGGTTGCTTATGATAAAGATGGTAAGCCTATTTATGTACGAGATTTGGGTTGTGCGGACGCTGTTTGCATACTTTTAAAAGATGCTATAAAGCCAAATTTGTTTCAAACTATCGAGCAAACTCCAACCCTGGTTCATGGTGGGCCATTTGCCAATATCGCACATGGTTGTAATTCAATAGTAGCTACAAAAACTGCACTGAATTTAGCTGATTATGTAGTTACTGAGGCTGGTTTTGGCTCAGAGCTTGGTGCTGAAAAATTTCTTGATATTAAGTGTCGTGTTGCTGATTTGGTACCAAATGCTGTTGTTTTGGTAACCACTATCCGCTCACTAAAGCATAATGGTGGAGCACAAAAGACACAGCTTAGTGTTGCAAATAAAGAGGCGCTAAAAAATGGCATAGTAAATCTAGGCGGACATATCGAAAATTTAAAAGATAAATTTGGTCAAAATGTAGTCGTAGCGTTAAATCGCTTTGGTTTTGATATTGATGAAGAGATTAAAATCGTTTGTGATTACTGTGAGCAACATGGCGTTAAAATGGCAGTTTGTGAGAATTTTGCAAAAGGTGGTGAGGGTGCGATAGAGCTTGCAAAATTCGTCCTTGAAGAGTGTGAAAAGCCAAGCAAAATAAACTTTGCTTATGAGCTAGATGATGACATTGCAACTAAGATTACAAAGATAGCTACTAAAATTTATGGCGCAAATGAAGTTGTTTTTGAAGAAGCTGCGCAAAAAGCACTTACAAAGATAAAAGAGCTAGGACTTGAAGCTATGCCAGTTTGTATAGCCAAAACACAGTATAGTTTTAGTGATGATGCAACTCTTTTAGGGAGGGCTAAGGATTTTAAATTTAGCGTAAAAGATTTAGAAATTCGTACCGGAGCTGGCTTTATAGTCGCTGTTTGTGGCAAGATAATGCTTATGCCAGGGCTTGCGAAAGTTCCTGCTGCATGTGGCATGAAGATAGATACGACAACTGGAGAAATTTCAGGACTTTCATAA
- a CDS encoding FtsW/RodA/SpoVE family cell cycle protein, whose protein sequence is MIVFDRRILTHFDFLQPLLVVPIIVFSHILVSEASQMLANKQLVYFGVGFVAFCIFFIFPIRKLEWLIPSFYWLCIGLLIAVEIFGASRLGAQRWLEIPFVHFTIQPSEFMKPALLLMLAYLIKKRPPPEEGYGIKEFLRLSIYILLPFILIMKEPDLGTALVLLLVGYAVLFVIGVDKKIWITIFIAIGVCAPLIYENLHDYQKKRITDFLSEEPSYHVKQSIIAIGSGGLVGKPKDEATQTHFKFLPIATSDFIFAYNIERFGFFGALGVLGIYALLIFHLLSLNYILKKDFFTQVITTGLAILIFIYVGVNVSMTIGYAPVVGVPLPFFSYGGTSFITFMVLFGILQNLLTFRFDFTGKFLQIQK, encoded by the coding sequence TTGATAGTTTTTGATAGGCGTATTTTAACACATTTTGACTTTTTGCAGCCTTTGCTCGTTGTACCGATTATAGTTTTTTCACATATTTTGGTTTCAGAAGCAAGCCAAATGCTAGCAAATAAACAGCTTGTGTATTTTGGTGTTGGCTTTGTTGCTTTTTGTATATTTTTTATATTTCCCATTAGAAAACTTGAGTGGCTAATACCTAGTTTTTACTGGCTTTGTATCGGACTTTTAATTGCAGTTGAAATTTTTGGCGCAAGCAGACTTGGAGCACAAAGATGGCTTGAGATACCTTTTGTTCATTTTACCATTCAGCCATCTGAGTTCATGAAGCCAGCTCTTTTGCTAATGCTTGCCTATCTTATAAAAAAGCGACCACCACCAGAAGAGGGATATGGGATAAAAGAATTCTTACGCCTTAGTATATATATACTTTTGCCTTTTATTCTCATCATGAAAGAGCCTGATCTTGGGACTGCGCTGGTGCTTTTGCTGGTTGGATATGCTGTGCTTTTTGTTATAGGTGTTGATAAGAAAATTTGGATTACGATTTTTATTGCTATTGGTGTTTGCGCACCTTTAATATATGAAAATTTGCACGATTATCAGAAGAAACGCATTACAGACTTTCTCTCTGAAGAGCCAAGCTATCATGTAAAGCAAAGCATTATAGCCATAGGTAGCGGTGGACTTGTTGGTAAGCCAAAAGATGAAGCTACGCAGACGCATTTTAAATTTTTACCAATTGCTACAAGTGATTTTATATTTGCTTACAATATTGAGCGTTTTGGCTTTTTTGGAGCACTTGGTGTACTTGGAATTTATGCACTTTTAATTTTTCATCTATTAAGCCTAAACTACATACTCAAAAAGGACTTTTTTACGCAAGTTATCACAACTGGGCTTGCGATACTAATATTTATCTATGTTGGGGTAAATGTGTCTATGACGATAGGATACGCACCAGTTGTAGGGGTTCCTTTGCCATTTTTTAGCTACGGCGGAACTAGCTTTATAACATTTATGGTTCTTTTTGGAATTTTGCAAAATTTGCTTACATTCAGATTTGATTTTACTGGGAAATTTTTACAAATTCAAAAGTAA
- the infB gene encoding translation initiation factor IF-2, with product MANIRISEIANEIGYPAKEVLEKAQELGLKVKTHSNAVSPEDAEAIYEYITTGEIPEIFKKKKAEPKAKKEPAKKAEIKDEADKKSVKDEKLKETKSEKEPAKKEKVAEVLQAEPKKEPVITKVQEKIEPKEPEKQVAKESLAEISQKRRGLVIVKKKSDEQASAPKRTERAPSSEPIVPKNLENMFSSVGNDAKKKKKDVKKQPVNSKKDSSEKMDFLGASDFADIVLEDEDVVVLPDFTFRAPTPQPTQKAKQPSVYKNAQNTTVNPFEGGIQRRSRKKHKKPEKSQNNEAVTSVEIPSEIRVYEFAEKLNKQPSEIIGKLFMLGMMTTKNDFLDPDAIEILADEFNVEVNIIDNQKEFDYVAAYEEEMKDDEDLQIRAPVITIMGHVDHGKTSLLDYIRKSRVAAGEAGGITQHVGAYMVNKNGKNITFIDTPGHEAFTAMRQRGAGVTDIVIVVVAADDGVKPQTKEAVSHAKAAGVPIIIAINKMDKESANPDLVKTGLAELDIMPTEWGGSHEFVPISAKTGMGIDDLLDIVLLQAEILELKANPKASAKATIIESSQQKGRGSVATIIVENGTLRVGDTVVAGVAYGKIRSLLDDQGSSLKEIKPGECGVIVGLSEVAEAGETLISVKTDKEAREYAQKKAEYLRQKELSKSTKVSIDELSAKIAEGELKTLPVIIKADVGGSLEALKASLEKLANEEVKVNIIHSGVGGITQSDIALAAASENCIVLGFNIRPTGEIKEKAKENGVEIKTYNVIYNLIDDVKALLGGLMSPIIREEQLGQAVVRQVINVPKIGAIAGCLVTEGSINRGAKIRLIREGVVVYEGKVSSLKRFKDDVKEVAKGYECGVGIEGYNDIRENDYIESFKEIEEQAKL from the coding sequence ATGGCAAACATTAGAATTTCAGAAATCGCAAATGAGATTGGCTATCCAGCCAAAGAGGTACTAGAGAAGGCACAAGAGCTTGGACTAAAGGTTAAAACTCACTCAAATGCGGTCAGCCCAGAGGATGCTGAGGCGATTTATGAATATATAACGACTGGCGAAATTCCAGAGATATTTAAAAAGAAAAAAGCTGAACCTAAGGCAAAAAAAGAGCCTGCAAAAAAGGCTGAGATAAAAGATGAAGCTGATAAAAAGTCAGTAAAAGATGAAAAGCTAAAAGAAACTAAGAGTGAAAAAGAGCCAGCAAAAAAAGAAAAGGTGGCTGAAGTCTTACAAGCTGAGCCTAAAAAAGAGCCAGTCATTACTAAGGTACAAGAAAAAATAGAGCCAAAAGAGCCAGAAAAACAAGTTGCTAAAGAGAGTCTTGCTGAGATTAGCCAAAAGCGAAGAGGTCTTGTTATTGTAAAGAAAAAGAGTGACGAGCAAGCAAGTGCACCAAAACGCACAGAAAGAGCTCCAAGCTCAGAACCAATAGTGCCAAAAAATTTGGAAAATATGTTCTCAAGCGTTGGCAATGATGCCAAAAAGAAGAAGAAAGATGTTAAAAAACAGCCTGTAAATTCTAAAAAGGATAGCAGCGAAAAGATGGACTTTTTGGGTGCTAGTGACTTTGCTGATATTGTTCTTGAAGATGAAGATGTGGTAGTGCTTCCAGACTTTACTTTTAGAGCTCCAACTCCACAACCAACACAAAAGGCAAAACAGCCAAGCGTCTATAAAAATGCACAAAATACAACTGTAAATCCTTTTGAAGGTGGCATACAAAGACGCTCTCGTAAAAAGCATAAAAAACCAGAAAAGAGCCAAAATAACGAGGCTGTAACATCGGTTGAAATTCCAAGCGAAATTCGCGTTTATGAGTTTGCTGAAAAACTAAACAAACAACCAAGCGAGATAATCGGCAAACTATTTATGCTTGGTATGATGACCACTAAAAATGACTTTCTTGACCCAGATGCTATAGAAATTTTAGCCGATGAGTTTAATGTCGAAGTAAATATCATAGATAATCAAAAAGAATTTGACTATGTTGCGGCATATGAAGAAGAGATGAAAGATGATGAAGACCTGCAAATTCGTGCTCCAGTTATCACGATCATGGGGCATGTTGACCACGGAAAAACATCGCTACTTGATTATATAAGAAAGTCGCGTGTAGCAGCTGGTGAGGCTGGCGGTATCACTCAGCATGTTGGTGCATACATGGTTAATAAAAATGGTAAAAACATAACTTTTATCGACACTCCAGGACACGAAGCATTTACTGCTATGAGACAAAGGGGTGCGGGGGTAACTGACATTGTTATCGTAGTTGTTGCTGCTGATGATGGGGTAAAACCTCAAACAAAAGAGGCGGTATCTCACGCTAAAGCGGCTGGAGTGCCTATCATTATAGCTATAAATAAAATGGATAAAGAGTCGGCAAATCCAGACTTGGTTAAAACTGGTCTGGCTGAGCTTGATATAATGCCAACAGAGTGGGGCGGTAGTCATGAGTTTGTGCCCATATCAGCTAAAACTGGTATGGGCATAGATGACTTACTTGACATTGTGCTTTTGCAGGCTGAAATTTTGGAACTAAAAGCAAATCCAAAAGCAAGCGCAAAGGCGACTATTATTGAAAGTTCACAGCAAAAAGGTAGAGGCTCTGTTGCTACTATTATAGTTGAAAATGGTACTCTTAGGGTCGGCGATACAGTAGTGGCTGGTGTTGCATATGGAAAGATAAGGAGCTTGCTTGATGATCAAGGTAGTTCTTTAAAAGAGATAAAACCAGGCGAATGCGGTGTTATAGTTGGACTTAGCGAGGTGGCTGAAGCTGGAGAGACTCTTATAAGTGTTAAAACCGATAAAGAGGCTAGAGAGTATGCTCAGAAAAAGGCTGAATATCTACGCCAAAAAGAGCTTAGTAAATCAACTAAAGTTAGTATAGATGAGCTTAGTGCTAAGATAGCAGAAGGTGAGCTAAAAACACTTCCAGTTATTATTAAAGCCGATGTTGGCGGTTCGCTGGAGGCTTTAAAAGCAAGCCTTGAAAAGCTAGCAAATGAAGAGGTAAAGGTAAATATCATACACTCTGGTGTTGGTGGTATCACGCAAAGTGACATCGCTCTTGCGGCAGCGAGCGAAAACTGCATAGTTTTAGGCTTTAACATTAGGCCAACTGGAGAGATAAAAGAAAAAGCAAAAGAAAATGGTGTTGAGATAAAAACATATAATGTTATATATAACTTAATAGACGATGTCAAAGCTCTGCTTGGTGGACTTATGTCACCTATTATACGCGAAGAGCAGTTGGGTCAAGCTGTGGTTCGTCAAGTTATAAATGTTCCAAAAATAGGCGCTATAGCTGGCTGTTTGGTTACTGAGGGGAGCATTAACAGAGGTGCAAAAATTCGCCTTATACGCGAAGGTGTCGTAGTTTATGAGGGCAAGGTAAGTTCGCTTAAGCGCTTTAAAGATGATGTAAAAGAGGTAGCAAAAGGCTATGAGTGTGGAGTTGGCATAGAAGGATATAATGACATTCGTGAAAATGACTATATCGAAAGCTTTAAGGAGATCGAGGAGCAAGCTAAGCTATGA
- a CDS encoding RluA family pseudouridine synthase, giving the protein MVEFSPTHPQRLDIAVANELKISRNQALNLIKDSLVSVNLKPATKASLKIEPDDKICVKFGERKESVSQYEVKFDIPIIYEDEDLLVLNKPPHVVVHGAPSVKEATMVEWLEKKGCMLSNLNGDVRAGIVHRLDKGTSGAIVVAKNNATHAALSAQLSDKSMGRIYLALTNLALKENCIVDRPIGRNSSNRLKRAIVSGAKEAKSAFLNLISNDGVNLIAAKLFTGRTHQIRVHLSSINRYILGDDLYGFKSEKGKINRVMLHAYMLYFIHPRSGEMVEFVAPLYEDFKNLLEKKITKELLDEKICPSSLSAAFCDHPSWLWLKSSDSTKRVATNYK; this is encoded by the coding sequence TTGGTTGAATTTTCTCCGACACATCCACAAAGACTTGATATTGCAGTTGCAAATGAGCTTAAAATTTCACGCAATCAAGCTCTAAATTTGATAAAAGATAGCCTTGTAAGCGTAAATTTAAAACCAGCAACAAAAGCTTCTCTAAAAATTGAGCCAGACGATAAAATTTGCGTAAAATTTGGCGAAAGAAAAGAGAGCGTAAGTCAATATGAAGTCAAATTTGATATACCCATTATTTATGAAGATGAAGATTTGCTTGTTTTAAACAAACCACCTCATGTAGTGGTTCACGGTGCGCCAAGCGTAAAAGAGGCTACGATGGTTGAGTGGCTAGAGAAAAAGGGTTGCATGCTCTCAAATTTAAACGGAGATGTGCGCGCTGGTATAGTTCATAGGCTTGATAAGGGCACAAGTGGAGCTATAGTTGTAGCCAAAAACAACGCTACTCATGCCGCTCTATCCGCTCAGTTAAGCGATAAAAGCATGGGGAGAATTTATCTTGCGCTCACAAATTTAGCACTTAAAGAAAATTGTATAGTTGATCGTCCTATCGGAAGAAATAGCTCAAATAGGCTAAAAAGGGCTATCGTTAGCGGAGCAAAAGAGGCAAAAAGCGCATTTTTAAATTTAATTTCAAATGATGGCGTAAATTTAATAGCTGCAAAGCTTTTTACTGGCAGAACTCATCAGATAAGAGTGCATCTTTCTTCGATAAATCGCTATATTTTGGGCGATGATTTATACGGATTTAAGAGCGAAAAAGGTAAAATAAATAGAGTTATGCTTCATGCTTATATGCTCTACTTCATTCATCCCAGAAGTGGCGAGATGGTTGAGTTTGTAGCGCCTTTGTATGAAGATTTTAAAAATTTATTAGAGAAAAAAATAACCAAGGAGTTACTTGATGAAAAAATTTGCCCTAGCTCTCTTAGCGCCGCTTTTTGCGATCATCCTAGCTGGTTGTGGCTCAAAAGTTCCGACTCAACAAAGCGCGTCGCTACCAACTATAAATAA
- a CDS encoding fibronectin type III domain-containing protein produces MKKFALALLAPLFAIILAGCGSKVPTQQSASLPTINNLLTIADTTEIGFEWTPTNDENVLGYYLYRLNPSDNKFFVVGHINDRYATHYVDRDLAPETTYSYQIRSYSDNAVSPASQTVKVATKPLLNSVPFVQAINGLPNRVKLIWRPHPDNSVISYVIKRADAKSSDFSEVAEVKGRLSAEFIDQKVKPGNTYRYTVHVKTAQKTLSKPSEIVTATTKELP; encoded by the coding sequence ATGAAAAAATTTGCCCTAGCTCTCTTAGCGCCGCTTTTTGCGATCATCCTAGCTGGTTGTGGCTCAAAAGTTCCGACTCAACAAAGCGCGTCGCTACCAACTATAAATAATCTTTTAACCATAGCTGACACGACCGAGATTGGCTTTGAATGGACGCCGACAAACGATGAAAATGTGCTTGGCTACTATCTTTATAGACTAAATCCAAGCGATAATAAATTTTTTGTTGTTGGACATATAAATGACCGTTATGCAACGCACTATGTCGATAGAGATTTGGCGCCAGAGACTACATATTCGTATCAGATTAGAAGCTACTCAGACAATGCGGTTTCGCCAGCTAGCCAAACCGTAAAGGTTGCTACAAAACCACTTTTAAATTCTGTCCCCTTTGTACAAGCTATAAACGGACTTCCAAATAGAGTAAAACTGATCTGGCGCCCACATCCAGATAACAGTGTCATAAGCTATGTGATAAAAAGAGCTGACGCAAAGTCAAGTGATTTTAGTGAAGTTGCAGAGGTTAAGGGTAGACTTAGTGCCGAATTTATCGATCAAAAAGTAAAGCCTGGCAATACATACAGATACACGGTGCATGTAAAAACTGCACAAAAAACGCTCTCAAAACCAAGCGAGATCGTTACAGCAACAACAAAGGAGTTACCCTAA
- the trmB gene encoding tRNA (guanosine(46)-N7)-methyltransferase TrmB, whose product MPNFIAKKLKPVKYPFVKDQVELLWEVQGRGEKLICTQSLGETFFITLKQKSDGNFVVKGDKLSKPARISSLQKALCFYKDNLADDILSEAIQNKSKKEPQKLASVVEDDKILELLDFIKDYDKIFIEIGFGSGRHLLFQAKNNPDALFIGIEVYKPSIEQVSKLASVQNLQNIKLLNTDARLFLSLVGSNIIDRIYLHFPVPWDDSPHRRVVSSEFATECERVLKVGGVFELRSDSKMYVDFTCATFLELRNSKISIQKNVDLEVSSKYEDRWKSQDKDIFDLFYTAKSQSDELVALDDMVFTDTYDTKKVVQNFKNETIKYDDFFVHFEEIYHNKNGIVVIRVAFGSFNKPEHSFIKFEDKKCEYFIKKPLLTRTNLQAHEKIKEILAKCKA is encoded by the coding sequence ATGCCAAATTTTATAGCAAAAAAACTAAAACCCGTAAAATATCCTTTTGTCAAAGATCAAGTAGAGTTGCTTTGGGAGGTGCAAGGAAGAGGCGAAAAGCTTATTTGCACCCAAAGTTTGGGAGAGACATTTTTTATAACTTTAAAACAAAAAAGTGATGGAAATTTCGTTGTAAAGGGCGATAAACTAAGTAAGCCAGCAAGAATCTCATCTCTTCAAAAGGCACTTTGTTTTTATAAAGACAACCTAGCAGATGATATACTTAGCGAAGCTATACAAAACAAGAGTAAAAAAGAGCCTCAAAAGCTCGCAAGTGTTGTTGAGGATGATAAAATTTTAGAGCTTTTGGATTTTATCAAAGACTACGATAAAATTTTTATAGAGATAGGTTTTGGCTCTGGCAGGCATTTGCTTTTTCAGGCTAAAAATAACCCAGATGCGCTTTTTATTGGCATAGAAGTTTATAAGCCAAGCATAGAGCAAGTAAGTAAGCTTGCAAGTGTTCAAAATTTACAAAATATCAAGCTTTTAAATACTGACGCAAGGCTATTTTTATCACTTGTTGGCTCAAATATCATAGATAGAATTTATCTGCATTTTCCAGTGCCATGGGATGATAGCCCACATCGCCGTGTGGTTTCATCTGAGTTTGCCACAGAGTGTGAGCGTGTACTAAAAGTGGGCGGTGTTTTTGAGCTTAGAAGCGACAGTAAGATGTATGTTGATTTTACTTGTGCGACTTTTTTGGAGCTAAGAAATTCAAAAATTTCAATACAAAAAAATGTCGATCTTGAAGTCTCAAGTAAATATGAAGACCGCTGGAAGAGCCAAGATAAGGATATTTTTGACCTATTTTATACAGCTAAAAGCCAAAGTGATGAGTTAGTTGCGCTTGATGATATGGTTTTTACAGATACTTATGATACTAAAAAAGTAGTACAGAACTTTAAAAATGAGACGATAAAGTATGATGATTTTTTTGTCCATTTTGAAGAAATTTATCATAATAAAAACGGTATCGTAGTCATTAGGGTTGCGTTTGGCTCGTTTAATAAACCAGAGCATAGCTTTATAAAATTTGAAGACAAAAAGTGTGAGTATTTTATAAAAAAACCGCTTTTAACGCGTACAAATTTGCAAGCACACGAGAAAATAAAGGAAATTTTAGCAAAATGCAAAGCATAA
- the rbfA gene encoding 30S ribosome-binding factor RbfA produces the protein MNPHEIKRLRTESVLKELIPEALATLEDGLLKGLCVTDVECKKGRYDAFVYLDKMAFDEHEQNYILSHLRRVSKHLQNHCMAAEGWYKAPNFHFKFDDRLEYQNHMDKLFDKISKDLKKDE, from the coding sequence ATGAATCCACATGAGATCAAGCGACTAAGAACTGAAAGCGTATTAAAAGAACTTATCCCAGAGGCTCTTGCTACACTTGAAGATGGGCTTTTAAAAGGGCTTTGTGTTACTGATGTTGAGTGCAAAAAGGGTCGATATGATGCCTTTGTTTATCTTGATAAGATGGCGTTTGATGAACATGAACAAAATTATATACTATCGCACTTAAGGCGAGTTTCAAAACATTTACAAAACCATTGTATGGCTGCTGAGGGCTGGTATAAAGCACCAAATTTTCACTTTAAATTTGATGATAGACTAGAGTATCAAAATCATATGGATAAGCTTTTTGATAAAATTTCAAAGGATTTAAAAAAAGATGAATGA